From Sulfuracidifex tepidarius, one genomic window encodes:
- a CDS encoding Hsp20/alpha crystallin family protein — protein sequence MFGRKKKDNKDDKKDDAVQPSDPFMDMFEKMIKDQEEIIRSMFGDIDNNFSHSVVTRVSVGPDGKPKVEKFVNGVPVTQEESEDVEPEIVESGDKVVFTMELPGVSKDKLSVRLKNKVKLIVSTEDGFRREVSLPGSVSLISARFKNGVLSCTFHKEYVESEEEIHLD from the coding sequence ATGTTCGGTAGGAAGAAGAAGGATAATAAAGACGATAAGAAAGACGATGCAGTTCAGCCAAGTGATCCTTTCATGGATATGTTCGAGAAGATGATCAAGGATCAGGAAGAGATCATAAGGTCCATGTTCGGAGACATTGACAACAATTTCTCTCATTCCGTCGTAACTAGGGTCAGCGTCGGTCCGGACGGAAAACCCAAGGTAGAGAAGTTCGTAAACGGAGTCCCTGTTACACAGGAGGAAAGTGAGGACGTGGAGCCCGAAATTGTGGAGTCAGGTGATAAGGTCGTATTTACAATGGAGCTACCCGGGGTCAGTAAGGACAAGCTGTCCGTGAGGCTCAAGAACAAAGTAAAGCTCATTGTGAGCACTGAAGACGGCTTTAGAAGGGAGGTCAGTTTACCCGGTTCAGTATCGTTAATTTCAGCTAGGTTCAAGAACGGGGTCCTTTCCTGCACTTTCCACAAAGAATACGTGGAAAGTGAAGAGGAAATACACTTAGATTGA